The following proteins are encoded in a genomic region of uncultured Hyphomonas sp.:
- a CDS encoding aspartate aminotransferase family protein, producing MEGTTIMQMPEKGRDWADVRQEMITRGGGDAQWRDGRTAVYVFNAGHDVEQVQQEAYTLYMAENGLGPLAFPSLAQMEKEVIGMGLGLLHGPDGATGAMTSGGTDSITMAMKTARDYARAQGKPREGQNVVLPQSAHLAFDKAAHLMDIEVRRVPLKTDGSYQADAAAMGEAVDEATVMMVGSAPNFPHGIIDPIAELGEIAAKKGVWLHVDACVGGYFAPFARMNGVPVPAFDFEVPAVHSMSADLHKYGYCAKGASTVLFRSEELYNYMPFDMAGWSGAPMKTPTLAGTRPGGAISAAWGVMNTLGVEGYKRLQGQVCATREKIEEGVKRLGFEIVGNPMLGLMAFYHPQAHAFAVYGEIFRRGWFTSVTKEPPSLHLMLSPKHADVADAYLADLEASLAAVKAGAAGPKVEARYS from the coding sequence ATGGAGGGAACGACAATCATGCAGATGCCGGAAAAGGGACGCGACTGGGCCGACGTACGCCAGGAAATGATCACCCGCGGCGGCGGCGATGCGCAATGGCGCGACGGGCGCACGGCGGTCTATGTCTTCAATGCCGGGCATGATGTCGAACAGGTCCAGCAGGAAGCCTATACGCTCTACATGGCAGAGAACGGCCTCGGCCCGCTGGCCTTCCCGAGCCTTGCGCAGATGGAGAAGGAAGTCATCGGCATGGGGCTCGGCTTGCTGCACGGGCCCGACGGGGCGACCGGCGCGATGACCTCCGGCGGCACCGATTCCATCACCATGGCGATGAAGACGGCGCGCGATTATGCCCGCGCGCAGGGCAAGCCGCGTGAAGGGCAGAATGTCGTGCTGCCGCAATCGGCGCACCTCGCCTTCGATAAGGCCGCCCACCTGATGGACATTGAGGTCCGCCGCGTGCCGCTGAAGACGGACGGCAGCTATCAGGCCGATGCGGCAGCGATGGGCGAAGCAGTGGACGAGGCGACCGTCATGATGGTCGGCTCCGCGCCGAACTTCCCGCATGGCATCATCGACCCGATTGCGGAACTGGGAGAGATCGCTGCGAAGAAGGGTGTCTGGCTGCATGTCGACGCCTGCGTGGGCGGCTACTTTGCGCCGTTCGCGCGAATGAACGGCGTGCCGGTGCCGGCCTTCGACTTCGAAGTGCCGGCGGTGCATTCGATGAGCGCCGACCTGCACAAATATGGCTATTGCGCCAAGGGCGCCTCGACGGTGCTGTTCCGCTCCGAGGAACTCTACAATTACATGCCGTTCGACATGGCAGGCTGGAGCGGGGCGCCGATGAAGACGCCGACGCTGGCGGGCACGCGGCCGGGCGGGGCGATCTCGGCGGCCTGGGGCGTGATGAACACGCTGGGCGTCGAAGGCTACAAACGCCTGCAGGGGCAGGTCTGCGCAACGCGCGAAAAGATCGAAGAGGGCGTGAAGCGCCTCGGCTTCGAAATCGTCGGCAATCCGATGCTGGGCCTGATGGCCTTTTACCATCCGCAAGCCCATGCCTTCGCGGTGTATGGCGAAATCTTCCGGCGCGGCTGGTTCACCTCTGTCACGAAGGAGCCGCCGAGCCTGCACCTGATGCTGTCGCCAAAGCATGCAGATGTGGCGGATGCCTATCTGGCCGACCTTGAAGCCAGCCTTGCCGCCGTCAAAGCCGGTGCGGCAGGCCCCAAGGTGGAAGCGCGCTATAGCTAG
- a CDS encoding endonuclease/exonuclease/phosphatase family protein, which translates to MPLKLLTWNIQAAIGTARFSDYLTRAHRQVFHTPAKVNTLETIAETIRGADLVCLQEVDLGGRRAGYRCQANAIADRSGHAHLAIQENRVIRGVSRHGNAILSRHPLSNVRDLKLPGRVPGRGCLIATVDAETPFDVACVHLSLGRRDQALQLDFLSRHLPRHGRWVVMGDFNCSLHSSPAEAFLEKMAAHSDRQPEPTYPSWRPLRDYDHILTGHAMSLGQYQPGPEICSDHLNVTAELEPC; encoded by the coding sequence GTGCCTCTGAAACTGCTGACATGGAACATACAGGCCGCCATCGGGACGGCCCGCTTTTCCGACTATCTGACACGCGCGCACCGGCAGGTTTTCCATACGCCTGCCAAGGTCAATACGCTGGAAACGATCGCTGAGACGATCCGCGGCGCGGACCTTGTCTGCCTGCAGGAAGTGGACCTTGGTGGACGCCGGGCCGGGTATCGCTGCCAGGCCAATGCGATTGCCGACCGTTCGGGCCACGCGCATCTCGCGATTCAGGAAAACCGGGTCATCCGCGGTGTGTCGCGCCACGGGAACGCGATCCTCAGCCGCCACCCTCTGTCGAATGTGCGGGACCTGAAACTGCCGGGCAGGGTGCCGGGACGCGGCTGCCTGATCGCGACAGTGGACGCGGAGACGCCGTTCGACGTGGCCTGCGTGCATTTGAGCCTCGGCCGCCGGGATCAGGCATTGCAGCTGGACTTCCTTTCCCGGCACCTGCCGCGTCATGGCCGATGGGTGGTGATGGGGGATTTCAATTGCAGTCTGCACTCCAGCCCGGCTGAAGCCTTCCTCGAGAAGATGGCGGCCCATTCCGACCGGCAGCCGGAGCCGACTTATCCCTCATGGCGGCCGCTGCGGGACTATGACCACATCCTTACAGGGCATGCGATGTCGCTCGGCCAATACCAGCCGGGACCGGAAATATGTTCCGACCACCTCAACGTGACCGCCGAACTGGAGCCTTGCTGA
- the cls gene encoding cardiolipin synthase produces the protein MHFSLSVLAAIRLLYRKLAVNTTLAWLFLLFGLPVVGVVLYILFGDHRLSGRRMKMGERLRGFFMQVFDIDETSIPPDVANAPRHAALARSIQADTGFPVLTGLSPQFFSDAGDLYAAMQADIDAASDSVCLEFYILDPAGRVGEVLAAVERAAQRGVVCKILADDFGSKPFFRSHWPKRLKKAGVQIVSSLRVNLFSSFFRRSDLRNHRKILVCDQQVGYVGSYNLADPKLFKADRGVGEWVDMMMRVEGPVVDALTSVCLSDFLFDSIGHQIGRADLNALPIKQRADPGEGTPVSMQVLPSGPEMRNSTIYEVLVSAIFSAQERLRIVSPYFIPDPAVQLALVSAAKRGVAVEIILPERIDSRLAQFASQSSYRELLRAGVRITRYRGGLLHTKLILVDDDIALFGTVNIDMRSFHLNLELTMVIYDSGINGTLWQHADTYLADSDPLDLARWEQRPEWHKLLENVLRLASPIL, from the coding sequence GTGCACTTTTCCCTTTCGGTCCTTGCAGCGATACGTCTGCTGTACCGCAAGCTGGCGGTGAACACGACCCTGGCATGGCTGTTTCTCCTGTTCGGCCTGCCCGTTGTCGGGGTCGTCCTGTATATACTTTTCGGGGATCACCGGCTGAGCGGCCGGCGCATGAAGATGGGCGAGCGCCTGCGCGGCTTCTTCATGCAGGTCTTTGATATCGACGAGACCAGCATCCCGCCGGATGTTGCCAATGCCCCGCGCCATGCAGCGCTGGCCCGTTCGATCCAGGCCGACACGGGCTTCCCGGTTCTGACAGGCCTTTCCCCGCAATTCTTCTCCGACGCAGGCGACCTCTACGCCGCGATGCAGGCCGACATTGATGCCGCATCAGACAGCGTCTGCCTCGAATTCTACATCCTCGATCCCGCAGGCCGCGTCGGCGAGGTGCTGGCAGCCGTCGAACGCGCTGCGCAGCGGGGTGTGGTTTGCAAGATCCTGGCGGATGATTTCGGCTCCAAACCCTTCTTCCGGTCTCACTGGCCGAAGCGCCTGAAAAAGGCAGGCGTACAGATCGTCAGTTCCCTGCGGGTCAATCTGTTCTCTTCCTTTTTCCGCCGGTCCGACCTGCGAAACCACCGCAAGATCCTCGTCTGCGACCAGCAGGTCGGATATGTGGGCAGCTACAATCTGGCGGACCCGAAACTGTTCAAGGCAGACCGCGGGGTCGGCGAATGGGTCGATATGATGATGCGCGTCGAAGGCCCGGTCGTCGATGCCCTCACATCGGTCTGCCTGTCGGACTTTTTGTTTGACAGCATCGGGCACCAGATCGGCCGGGCCGACCTCAACGCCCTCCCCATCAAGCAGCGCGCCGATCCCGGCGAAGGCACGCCCGTCAGCATGCAGGTGCTGCCGTCCGGCCCCGAAATGCGCAATTCCACGATCTATGAAGTGCTCGTCTCGGCCATCTTCAGCGCACAGGAACGGCTTCGCATCGTCTCGCCCTATTTCATCCCGGATCCGGCGGTCCAGCTCGCCCTCGTCTCCGCGGCAAAGCGCGGGGTCGCGGTCGAGATCATCCTGCCGGAACGCATCGATTCCCGCCTCGCCCAGTTTGCCAGCCAGTCTTCCTACAGGGAGCTGCTGCGCGCCGGTGTGCGCATCACCCGGTATCGCGGCGGCCTGCTGCACACAAAGCTGATCCTGGTGGATGACGACATCGCCTTGTTCGGCACGGTGAACATCGACATGCGCAGCTTCCACCTGAACCTGGAGCTGACCATGGTCATCTACGACTCCGGGATCAATGGCACGTTGTGGCAGCACGCCGACACCTACCTCGCCGACAGCGATCCCCTCGATCTGGCGCGATGGGAACAGCGCCCGGAATGGCACAAACTCCTCGAAAACGTGCTGCGCCTCGCCAGCCCGATCCTTTAG
- a CDS encoding LLM class flavin-dependent oxidoreductase: protein MVPYSVLDLSPVPAGATPAEALANTVDLARHAERLGFHRYWMAEHHNMTGIASAATSILIGHVAGATSTIRVGAGGIMLPNHAPLVVAEQFGTLATLYPDRIDLGLGRAPGTDQMTMRALRRGTQSADMFPQDVVELLGYFQPAQPGQQVQAVPGAGTNVPVWILGSSLFGAQLAAHLGLPYAFASHFAPDALEQAVEIYRARFEPGVTQKPCFMLAINVLGADSDEEAVRLRTSVQQAFVNLRTGRPGPLPRPVNDIRDVAPPELIAQVERALRISATGSPDKVTSELSALIDRYRPDEVILTGQIHDHAARLRSFEIAAEAMKKIGARTGAATS, encoded by the coding sequence GCCCGCGGGCGCCACACCGGCAGAGGCCCTGGCCAACACGGTGGACCTCGCCCGCCATGCGGAACGGCTTGGCTTTCACCGCTACTGGATGGCGGAACATCACAACATGACCGGCATCGCCTCTGCCGCGACCTCCATCCTGATCGGTCATGTTGCGGGCGCGACGTCCACCATCCGCGTTGGCGCGGGCGGCATCATGCTGCCGAACCATGCGCCGCTGGTCGTGGCCGAACAGTTCGGCACGCTGGCGACGCTCTATCCGGACCGGATCGACCTTGGCCTAGGCCGCGCGCCCGGCACGGACCAGATGACCATGCGTGCCCTGCGCCGCGGAACCCAAAGCGCTGACATGTTCCCGCAGGACGTTGTCGAGCTGCTCGGCTATTTCCAGCCCGCCCAACCCGGTCAGCAGGTGCAGGCCGTTCCCGGCGCGGGAACCAATGTACCGGTCTGGATCCTCGGCTCCAGCCTGTTCGGCGCCCAGCTCGCCGCGCATCTCGGCCTGCCTTACGCTTTCGCCTCACACTTTGCGCCGGACGCGCTGGAACAGGCCGTGGAAATCTACCGTGCACGGTTCGAACCGGGTGTGACGCAAAAACCCTGTTTCATGCTGGCGATTAATGTGCTCGGCGCCGACAGTGATGAGGAAGCCGTCCGGCTCAGAACCTCCGTTCAGCAGGCATTCGTCAACCTGCGTACCGGCCGCCCCGGCCCGCTGCCCCGGCCCGTCAATGACATCCGCGATGTCGCGCCGCCGGAACTGATCGCGCAGGTCGAACGGGCGCTGCGCATCTCTGCGACGGGCAGCCCGGACAAGGTGACGTCGGAACTCTCCGCGCTGATCGACCGCTACCGCCCGGATGAAGTGATCCTGACCGGCCAGATCCACGATCATGCCGCGCGCCTGCGCTCATTCGAAATTGCCGCAGAGGCGATGAAAAAAATCGGTGCACGCACGGGCGCCGCGACCAGCTAG